A DNA window from Desulfuromonas thiophila contains the following coding sequences:
- a CDS encoding type III pantothenate kinase, whose product MLLVIDVGNTNTVLGLYAAGALKHSWRIRSDKARTADEYAVLFGNLFALQGLRLEQVRAVMISCVVPPLLDTLQRLCRSYFALEPGLVGPQMKTGMTLCYDNPQEVGADRIVNAVAAYHKHRCSLIVVDFGTATTFDYICPAGSYQGGAIAPGLAISANALHDHASKLPRVALQPPPQVVAKNTVHSIQAGLLFGYAGLVDGIVRRMAREVATTPKVVATGGLARQIAGVSETIEEVDDLLTLDGLFLLHQLNP is encoded by the coding sequence GGGCTGTACGCCGCCGGAGCCCTCAAGCACAGCTGGCGGATTCGCAGTGACAAGGCGCGTACCGCCGACGAGTACGCCGTCTTGTTCGGCAACCTGTTTGCCCTGCAGGGCTTGCGGCTGGAGCAGGTTCGGGCGGTGATGATTTCCTGTGTGGTGCCGCCGCTGCTCGATACCCTCCAGCGCCTATGTCGCAGCTATTTCGCGTTGGAGCCTGGCCTGGTCGGGCCGCAGATGAAAACCGGCATGACCCTGTGCTACGACAATCCGCAGGAGGTGGGCGCCGACCGCATCGTCAACGCCGTGGCGGCCTACCATAAGCACCGCTGCAGCCTTATCGTGGTCGATTTTGGCACCGCTACCACCTTCGACTACATCTGCCCGGCCGGCAGCTACCAGGGCGGCGCCATCGCGCCCGGGCTGGCCATTTCCGCCAATGCCCTGCACGATCATGCCAGCAAGCTGCCACGCGTGGCCCTGCAACCGCCGCCGCAGGTGGTGGCGAAAAACACGGTGCACAGCATTCAGGCCGGTCTGCTGTTCGGCTATGCCGGGCTGGTGGATGGCATTGTCCGCCGAATGGCCCGCGAGGTGGCGACCACGCCCAAGGTGGTGGCCACCGGCGGCCTGGCGCGCCAGATTGCCGGCGTTTCCGAGACCATCGAGGAGGTGGACGATCTGCTGACCCTCGATGGTCTGTTTTTGTTGCATCAGCTCAATCCCTGA